One window of Leopardus geoffroyi isolate Oge1 chromosome B3, O.geoffroyi_Oge1_pat1.0, whole genome shotgun sequence genomic DNA carries:
- the AMN gene encoding protein amnionless, translating to MGALGRALLWLQLCAMTRAAYKLWVPNTNFEVTTNWSQNRTPCAGAAVVFPADKMVSVLVREGHSISDMLLPRDGEFVLDSGAGFGAADAGRDPDCGAAAPALFLDPDRFSWHDPRLWRSGGAARGLFSVDAERVPCRHDDVVFPPDASFRVGLGPGVGPVRVRSVWALGQTFTRDEDLAAFLASPAGRLRFHGPGALSVGAEACADPSGCVCGNAEVQPWICAALLRPLGGRCPPAACRDALRPEGQCCDLCGAIVSLTHGPTFDIERYRTRLLRGFLPQYQGLQMAVSKVPRQNAGAEADTEIQVVLAETGPDGTGGAGRLARALLADVAEHGEGLGVLSAAVRESGAPVGDGSAAGLEGSGMRAGVAGGVAAGLLLLALLAGALLLRGARSFRWSRRDEAAPAPFVAPLGFSNPVFDVAGSVEPPSAPQVENSSISRSYFVNPLFAEAEA from the exons ATGGGCGCGCTGGGCCGGGCGCTGCTGTGGCTGCAGCTGTGCG CGATGACCCGCGCGGCCTACAAACTCTGGGTCCCCAACACCAACTTCGAAGTGACCACCAACTGGAGCCAGAACCGGACCCCGTGCGCAGGCGCTGCCGTCGTGTTCCCGGCAGACAAg ATGGTGTCAGTCCTGGTGCGAGAAGGTCACAGCATCTCCGACATG CTCCTGCCGCGGGACGGGGAGTTCGTCCTGGACTCAGGAGCCGGCTTCGGCGCGGCGGACGCTGGCAGGGACCCGGACTGCGGCGCAG CCGCCCCCGCGCTCTTCCTCGACCCCGACCGCTTCTCGTGGCACGACCCGCGCCTGTGGCGCTCCGGGGGCGCGGCGCGCGGCCTCTTCTCCGTGGACGCCGAGCGCGTGCCCTGCCGCCACGACGACGTCGTCTTCCCGCCCGACGCCTCCTTCCGGGTGGGCCTCGGCCCCGGCGTCGGGCCCGTGCGCGTCCGCAGCGTCTGGGCTCTGGGCCAG ACGTTCACGCGCGACGAGGACCTGGCTGCGTTCCTGGCGTCCCCCGCCGGCCGCCTGCGCTTCCACGGGCCGGGCGCTCTGAGCGTGGGTGCCGAGGCCTGCGCCGACCCGTCGGGCTGCGTCTGTGGCAACGCCGAG GTACAGCCGTGGATCTGCGCCGCCCTGCTCCGGCCCCTGGGCGGTCGCTGTCCCCCGGCCGCCTGCCGTGACGCCCTCCGGCCCGAGGGGCAGTGCTGCGACCTCTGCG GAGCCATCGTGTCGCTGACCCACGGCCCCACCTTTGACATTGAGCGGTACCGGACGCGGCTGCTGCGAGGCTTCCTG ccccagtaCCAGGGGCTGCAAATGGCCGTGTCCAAGGTGCCGCGCCAGAACGCAGGCGCCGAGGCAGACACGGAGATTCAGGTGGTCCTGGCAGAGACCGGGCCAGACGGGACGGGCGGCGCGGGGCGGCTGGCACGTGCCCTCCTGGCGGACGTCGCCGAGCACG GCGAAGGCCTGGGGGTCCTGTCCGCGGCAGTCCGGGAGTCGGGCGCGCCGGTCGGGGACGGCTCCGCAGCGGGCCTGGAAGGTTCGGGAATGCGCGCGGGGGTGGCAGGCGGCGTGGCGGCGGGGCTGCTCCTGCTGGCGCTGCTGGCGGGGGCGCTGTTGCTGCGTGGCGCTCGGAGCTTCAG GTGGAGTAGGCGCGACGAAGCGGCCCCAGCGCCCTTCGTGGCGCCCTTGGGCTTCTCCAACCCGGTGTTCGACGTGGCGGGCTCAGTGGAGCCG CCTTCCGCCCCACAGGTGGAAAACAGCAGCATCAGCCGCAGCTACTTCGTTAACCCTCTTTTTGCCGAGGCGGAGGCCTGA